A single window of Mycolicibacterium aurum DNA harbors:
- a CDS encoding ammonium transporter → MDTGTTAFMLCCIIGLTLMIPGLALFYGGMVSVKSSTNMMMMTFGAVAIVGVLWVLFGFSMVFGTSYDGFVGSFTEFLGMKDLLESQTTISGLPISLFSLFQALFAAITVALISGAVADRMKFGAWMLFATVWAVLVYFPVAHWVFAFDGVVTENSVGGWIANQLKAIDFAGGTAVHINAGAAALAVAIVLGKSAMFGQLRKPHNVPLTLLGAGLLWAGWYAFNGGSALAAGNSAAIVMVTTFVATCAATLAWLAVEKFKDGHVTGVGAASGAITGLVAITPACGAVTPVGAIAVGAIAGAICVYAVGLKSKFGYDDSLDVVGVHLVGGVIGTLLIGFFASESMPNATNGLFYGGGADQLWRQAVAAFAVLAYSFVVAFAIAFAIKKTMGIRISPEEEEKGIDAAFHRESSYELAT, encoded by the coding sequence GTGGACACCGGCACCACGGCTTTCATGCTGTGCTGCATCATCGGGCTGACCCTGATGATCCCCGGACTCGCGCTGTTCTACGGCGGCATGGTCTCGGTCAAGAGTTCGACCAACATGATGATGATGACGTTCGGCGCGGTCGCCATCGTCGGCGTGCTGTGGGTGCTGTTCGGCTTCTCGATGGTCTTCGGCACGTCCTACGACGGATTCGTCGGGAGCTTCACCGAGTTCCTCGGGATGAAGGACCTCCTGGAGTCACAGACCACCATCTCGGGCCTGCCGATCAGCCTGTTCTCGCTGTTCCAGGCCCTGTTCGCCGCGATCACCGTCGCGCTGATCTCGGGTGCGGTGGCCGACCGGATGAAGTTCGGCGCCTGGATGCTGTTCGCCACGGTCTGGGCCGTGCTGGTGTACTTCCCCGTCGCGCACTGGGTGTTCGCGTTCGACGGCGTGGTCACCGAGAACTCGGTCGGCGGCTGGATCGCCAACCAGCTCAAGGCCATCGACTTCGCCGGTGGCACCGCGGTGCACATCAACGCGGGCGCGGCCGCGCTCGCCGTCGCGATCGTGCTCGGCAAGTCCGCGATGTTCGGCCAGCTGCGCAAGCCGCACAACGTGCCGCTGACGCTGCTGGGCGCCGGCCTGCTCTGGGCCGGCTGGTATGCGTTCAACGGCGGCTCGGCGCTGGCCGCGGGCAACTCGGCGGCCATCGTCATGGTCACCACGTTCGTCGCCACCTGCGCGGCCACCCTGGCGTGGCTGGCCGTCGAGAAGTTCAAGGACGGGCATGTCACCGGTGTCGGTGCCGCATCCGGCGCCATCACCGGCCTGGTCGCCATCACCCCCGCCTGCGGCGCGGTGACACCCGTGGGTGCGATCGCCGTCGGCGCGATCGCCGGGGCGATCTGCGTCTACGCCGTGGGCCTGAAGTCGAAGTTCGGCTACGACGATTCGCTCGACGTCGTCGGTGTGCACCTCGTCGGCGGTGTCATCGGCACGCTGCTGATCGGTTTCTTCGCCAGCGAGAGCATGCCCAACGCCACGAACGGCCTGTTCTACGGCGGGGGCGCGGATCAACTGTGGCGGCAGGCGGTCGCCGCGTTCGCGGTGCTCGCGTACTCGTTCGTGGTGGCATTCGCGATCGCCTTCGCCATCAAGAAGACGATGGGCATCCGCATCTCGCCCGAAGAAGAGGAGAAGGGCATCGACGCCGCGTTCCACCGCGAATCGTCGTACGAGCTCGCCACCTGA
- a CDS encoding NAD(P)/FAD-dependent oxidoreductase, with product MSETADVVIVGGGLEGAASAWALSRRGVTDVVVAERGTVGSGMTGKSSGIVRCHYGVSSLAAMAAVGLEVFERPQEFLGEEATDIGFRQTGYVVGVGEQNVDSLRKSLAAQRAVGVDTEEIDKTEVARLWPFADLTPFAAFGWEARGGYGDAYQTAQAFSTSARAAGVRVKQGATVTELLTDGDRVTGVRLADGTEISAGTVIVATGVWSRPFLAPYGIDLPIKVIREQIVMIDPGLDTGPVPVFSDLVSLQYVRPEVGGDILFGNSDLPGYADIDPADPDDYLNRATEDFVDVTVDKVGTRFPGFADAAISSSYAGCYDVTPDWNPVISRGPLDGLVIAAGFSGHGFKIAPAVGMLVADIVIDGRSNDARIPASDFRLSRFAEDDPLTTPYPYVGAGQMR from the coding sequence GTGAGCGAGACGGCGGACGTCGTCATCGTCGGTGGCGGCCTGGAAGGCGCGGCGTCGGCGTGGGCGCTGAGTCGGCGCGGCGTCACCGATGTTGTTGTGGCTGAACGCGGTACAGTCGGCTCCGGCATGACCGGCAAGTCCAGCGGTATCGTGCGCTGCCACTACGGGGTCAGCTCTCTGGCCGCAATGGCGGCCGTCGGGCTCGAGGTCTTCGAGCGTCCGCAGGAGTTCCTTGGCGAGGAAGCCACCGACATCGGGTTCCGGCAGACCGGCTACGTCGTCGGCGTCGGCGAACAGAACGTCGACTCACTGCGCAAGAGCCTCGCGGCCCAGCGTGCCGTGGGAGTGGACACCGAGGAGATCGACAAGACCGAGGTGGCCAGGCTGTGGCCGTTCGCGGACCTGACCCCGTTCGCCGCGTTCGGGTGGGAGGCCCGCGGCGGATACGGCGACGCGTACCAGACCGCCCAGGCCTTCTCGACGTCCGCACGCGCCGCCGGTGTGCGCGTCAAGCAGGGCGCCACCGTGACCGAGTTGCTCACTGACGGCGACCGCGTCACCGGCGTCCGCCTGGCCGACGGTACCGAGATCTCCGCGGGCACCGTCATCGTCGCCACCGGCGTGTGGAGCCGCCCGTTCCTGGCGCCCTACGGCATCGATCTGCCCATCAAGGTGATCCGCGAGCAGATCGTCATGATCGATCCCGGGCTCGACACCGGGCCGGTGCCGGTGTTCTCCGACCTGGTGTCCTTGCAGTACGTGCGCCCCGAGGTCGGCGGCGACATCCTCTTCGGCAACAGCGACCTGCCCGGTTACGCCGACATCGACCCGGCCGATCCCGACGACTACCTGAACCGCGCCACCGAGGACTTCGTCGACGTCACCGTCGACAAGGTGGGCACCCGCTTCCCCGGCTTCGCCGACGCCGCGATCTCCAGCAGCTATGCGGGGTGCTACGACGTCACCCCGGACTGGAATCCGGTCATCTCGAGGGGTCCGTTGGACGGCCTGGTGATCGCGGCAGGGTTCAGCGGCCACGGCTTCAAGATCGCCCCGGCGGTCGGCATGCTCGTCGCCGACATCGTGATCGACGGGCGCAGCAACGACGCCCGGATCCCCGCCTCGGACTTCCGTCTGTCACGATTTGCCGAGGACGACCCGCTCACGACGCCCTACCCATACGTCGGCGCGGGGCAGATGCGCTAG
- a CDS encoding aspartate kinase — protein sequence MALVVQKYGGSSVSDAERIRRVAERIVETKKAGNDVVVVVSAMGDTTDELLDLAKQVSPAPPVRELDMLLTAGERISNALVAMAIESLGAQARSYTGSQAGVITTGTHGNAKIIDVNPGRLRAALDEGQIVLVAGFQGVSQDTKDVTTLGRGGSDTTAVAVAAALNADVCEIYTDVDGIFTADPRIVPNARKLDTVSFEEMLEMAAAGAKVLMLRCVEYARRYDLPIHVRSSYTDKPGTLVTGSMEDIPMEDAILTGVAHDRGEAKVTVVGLPDVPGYAAQVFRACADADVNIDMVLQNISKVEDGKTDITFTCSRESGPGAVEKLTALQDEIGFTRVLYDDHIGKVSLIGAGMRSHPGVTATFCEALAKAGINIDLISTSEIRISVLIKDTELDRAVAALHEAFGLGGDEEAVVYAGTGR from the coding sequence GTGGCGCTCGTCGTACAGAAGTACGGCGGATCCTCGGTGTCCGACGCCGAGCGAATCCGCCGTGTGGCCGAGCGCATCGTCGAGACGAAGAAGGCGGGCAACGACGTCGTCGTGGTGGTCTCGGCGATGGGTGACACCACCGACGAGCTGCTGGACCTGGCCAAACAGGTCTCGCCGGCCCCGCCGGTCCGCGAACTCGACATGCTCCTGACCGCCGGCGAACGCATCTCCAACGCCCTGGTCGCCATGGCGATCGAGTCGCTCGGGGCGCAGGCCCGCTCGTACACCGGGTCGCAGGCCGGCGTCATCACCACCGGCACCCACGGCAACGCCAAGATCATCGACGTCAACCCGGGCCGGCTGCGTGCGGCGCTCGACGAGGGGCAGATCGTGCTGGTCGCCGGGTTCCAGGGCGTCAGCCAGGACACGAAGGACGTCACGACACTCGGACGCGGCGGCTCGGACACCACCGCCGTCGCCGTCGCCGCGGCACTGAACGCCGACGTCTGCGAGATCTACACCGATGTCGACGGCATCTTCACCGCCGACCCGCGCATCGTGCCGAACGCGCGCAAGCTCGACACCGTCTCCTTCGAGGAGATGCTGGAGATGGCTGCCGCCGGTGCCAAGGTGCTGATGCTGCGCTGCGTCGAGTACGCGCGCCGGTACGACCTGCCCATCCACGTCCGCTCGTCGTACACCGACAAGCCGGGCACTCTCGTCACAGGATCGATGGAGGACATCCCGATGGAAGACGCCATCCTCACCGGAGTTGCACATGACCGCGGCGAGGCGAAGGTGACGGTCGTCGGGCTTCCCGACGTTCCGGGTTACGCCGCCCAGGTGTTCCGCGCCTGCGCCGACGCGGACGTGAACATCGACATGGTGCTGCAGAACATCTCCAAGGTCGAGGACGGCAAGACCGACATCACCTTCACGTGTTCGCGGGAGAGCGGCCCGGGCGCCGTGGAGAAGCTCACCGCGCTGCAGGACGAGATCGGGTTCACCCGGGTGCTCTACGACGATCACATCGGGAAGGTCTCGCTCATCGGTGCCGGAATGCGTTCGCACCCCGGGGTGACGGCGACGTTCTGTGAGGCGCTGGCGAAGGCGGGCATCAACATCGACCTGATCTCCACCTCCGAGATCCGCATCTCGGTGCTGATCAAGGACACCGAGCTCGACCGCGCCGTCGCCGCCCTGCACGAGGCGTTCGGCCTCGGCGGTGACGAGGAAGCGGTCGTCTACGCGGGAACGGGGCGGTAG
- a CDS encoding linear amide C-N hydrolase encodes MCTRVVYLGTGERIVTGRSMDWEVEIGTNLWVLPRGVSRSGSAGPNSATWTSKYGSVVASGYDISTTDGLNEAGLGANLLWLAESQYPSDGGDRPAVALSLWAQYVLDNFATVAETVAALTATPLHVVTIEVPGQQRLATLHLALSDASGDSAIVEYIDGEQVIHHGRDYQVMTNSPIFDKQLAITEYWNQIGGTVMLPGTNRAADRFVRASFYIDAVPKTADPLEAVAVTLGVVRNASVPYGITTPDAPNISSTRWRTAMDHTSLRYFFESALSPSTFWVDLDNLDFSEGAPTLTLGLGEGQKTVYTGETSAQFAKAEPFRFLGVG; translated from the coding sequence GTGTGCACCCGCGTGGTCTACCTCGGTACCGGCGAACGGATTGTGACCGGACGGTCGATGGACTGGGAAGTCGAGATCGGCACCAATCTGTGGGTGCTGCCGCGGGGTGTGTCCCGCAGCGGCAGCGCGGGCCCGAACTCCGCGACGTGGACGTCGAAGTACGGCAGCGTGGTCGCGAGTGGATACGACATCTCCACCACCGACGGTCTCAACGAGGCAGGCTTGGGCGCGAACCTGTTGTGGTTGGCCGAATCCCAGTACCCGTCCGACGGCGGTGACCGCCCGGCGGTGGCGCTGTCGCTGTGGGCTCAGTACGTACTGGACAACTTCGCGACCGTGGCCGAGACCGTCGCCGCGTTGACCGCGACGCCGTTGCACGTGGTGACCATCGAGGTGCCCGGCCAGCAGCGGCTGGCCACACTGCATCTCGCGCTGTCGGATGCGAGCGGTGACAGCGCGATCGTCGAGTACATCGACGGCGAGCAGGTGATCCACCACGGCCGCGACTACCAGGTGATGACGAACTCGCCGATCTTCGACAAGCAGCTCGCGATCACCGAGTACTGGAACCAGATCGGCGGCACGGTGATGCTGCCGGGCACCAACCGCGCTGCCGACCGGTTCGTGCGCGCGTCGTTCTACATCGATGCAGTGCCGAAGACCGCCGATCCGCTCGAAGCCGTCGCCGTGACGCTCGGCGTGGTGCGCAACGCCTCCGTGCCGTACGGCATCACCACGCCCGACGCGCCGAACATCTCTTCGACGCGCTGGCGCACCGCCATGGACCACACCTCGCTGCGGTACTTCTTCGAGTCGGCGTTGTCGCCGAGCACCTTCTGGGTCGATCTGGACAACCTCGACTTCAGCGAGGGCGCGCCGACGCTGACACTCGGGCTCGGCGAAGGGCAGAAGACCGTCTACACGGGCGAGACCAGCGCCCAGTTCGCCAAAGCCGAACCGTTCAGGTTCCTGGGCGTGGGCTAG
- a CDS encoding nitroreductase family protein, translated as MPPVPADRSADTSVPIHPPIAERWSPRAFDPDAELTRTDLVALLEAARWAPTWGRRQPVRFVVGRRGDGTFATLAGLLRRGNSYATAAGALILLCADEGEDDKTTLYSAVDGGAAMGNLLIEAVARGLIAHPMAGFDAAGAADAYALPDGLRPLVVIAVGWLGDHADVPDDVAERDSAPRHRLPLDEIVLNWPAGS; from the coding sequence CTGCCCCCTGTGCCAGCAGATCGGTCGGCCGATACGTCGGTCCCCATCCACCCCCCGATCGCCGAGCGGTGGAGTCCACGCGCGTTCGATCCCGACGCCGAACTGACGCGGACGGATCTGGTCGCTCTGCTGGAAGCCGCCCGATGGGCACCGACCTGGGGCCGCCGCCAGCCGGTGCGTTTCGTGGTCGGGCGGCGCGGTGACGGCACCTTCGCGACCCTTGCCGGGCTGCTCAGACGCGGCAACAGCTACGCGACGGCGGCCGGCGCCCTGATCCTGTTGTGCGCCGACGAGGGTGAGGACGACAAGACCACGCTGTACTCCGCGGTGGACGGCGGCGCCGCCATGGGCAACCTGCTCATCGAGGCGGTCGCGCGGGGCCTGATCGCCCACCCGATGGCGGGGTTCGACGCGGCCGGTGCGGCGGACGCGTATGCGCTGCCCGACGGGCTCCGGCCGCTGGTCGTGATCGCCGTCGGCTGGCTCGGCGACCATGCCGACGTGCCGGACGACGTCGCCGAACGCGACAGCGCGCCCCGGCATCGATTGCCGCTGGACGAGATCGTCTTGAACTGGCCGGCGGGCTCCTAG
- a CDS encoding class II glutamine amidotransferase domain-containing protein, whose product MCGIVGLHLRSPELYPRLGELLTGMLCEMGDRGSDSAGVAVYGDPTWSPPGQGCVSVADLGTGRTEEPDQVAAAVAAALGGEVDGVAVDVSYVLSAGVDSDVLLRAVRAAYPGALVAGFGSDMAVLKGVGHPRALTDGWGLAKAQGWQGVGHTRMATESAVTPAGCHPYAVGPEQCMVHNGSFANHATIRRDLRAAGVPFDSENDTEVGARFIAKLLAEGRDVQSALKELCATFDGFYTLLVSNRDSFAVVRDAIACKPAVIAETEDWVAMGSEYRALAGLPGVERARIWEPEPEVVYAWSR is encoded by the coding sequence ATGTGCGGGATCGTCGGCTTGCATCTGCGAAGCCCCGAGCTCTACCCACGGCTCGGCGAGCTGCTGACCGGAATGCTCTGCGAGATGGGAGACCGCGGCAGTGACTCGGCCGGCGTCGCCGTCTACGGCGACCCGACCTGGTCGCCACCAGGCCAGGGGTGCGTGTCGGTGGCCGACCTCGGCACCGGACGCACCGAAGAGCCGGATCAGGTGGCGGCTGCTGTCGCCGCGGCGCTGGGTGGCGAGGTCGACGGCGTCGCGGTCGACGTCAGCTACGTGCTGTCGGCAGGCGTGGACTCCGATGTTCTGCTGAGGGCGGTGCGCGCGGCCTACCCGGGCGCCCTGGTGGCCGGATTCGGTTCGGACATGGCGGTTCTCAAAGGCGTCGGCCACCCCCGTGCCCTCACCGACGGATGGGGACTGGCGAAGGCCCAAGGCTGGCAGGGAGTCGGGCACACCCGGATGGCGACCGAGTCGGCGGTGACGCCCGCAGGCTGTCACCCCTACGCCGTCGGTCCCGAACAGTGCATGGTGCACAACGGATCCTTCGCCAACCACGCCACGATCCGGCGCGACCTGCGCGCCGCCGGTGTTCCGTTCGACAGCGAGAACGACACCGAGGTGGGTGCTCGGTTCATCGCCAAGCTGCTCGCGGAGGGACGCGACGTCCAAAGTGCGCTCAAGGAACTGTGCGCCACGTTCGACGGCTTCTACACGTTGCTGGTCTCCAACCGTGACTCGTTCGCGGTGGTGCGCGACGCGATCGCCTGCAAGCCCGCGGTGATCGCCGAGACCGAGGACTGGGTCGCCATGGGCAGTGAATACCGCGCCCTGGCAGGTCTTCCCGGCGTCGAGCGGGCCCGCATCTGGGAACCCGAGCCCGAGGTGGTGTACGCATGGAGCCGGTGA
- a CDS encoding aspartate-semialdehyde dehydrogenase, with protein sequence MTSIGVVGATGQVGQVMRNLLVERDFPADEVRFFASARSAGKKLEFRGREIEVEDSETADPTGLDIALFSAGATMSRVQAPRFAAAGAVVVDNSSAWRKDPDVPLVVSEVNFTRDAGNRPKGIIANPNCTTMAAMPVLKPLHDAAGLTRLIVSSYQAVSGSGLAGVEELASQTRAVIDGAEQLVHDGSALAYPAPNKYVAPIAFNVIPLAGALVDDGSGETDEDQKLRNESRKILGIPDLAVSGTCVRVPVFTGHSLSINAEFAQPLSVEKATEILASAPGVTLVDVPTPLAAAGVDDSLVGRIRQDHGVPDGRGLALFVSGDNLRKGAALNTIQIAELLAASL encoded by the coding sequence ATGACCAGCATCGGTGTGGTGGGCGCCACCGGCCAGGTCGGTCAGGTGATGCGGAATCTGTTGGTGGAGCGCGACTTCCCCGCTGACGAGGTCAGGTTCTTCGCTTCGGCGCGGTCGGCGGGCAAGAAGCTGGAGTTCCGCGGCCGCGAGATCGAGGTCGAGGACTCCGAGACAGCCGATCCGACCGGCCTGGACATCGCGCTGTTCTCGGCCGGCGCGACGATGTCGCGGGTGCAGGCGCCGCGCTTCGCCGCCGCAGGCGCTGTGGTGGTGGACAATTCGTCGGCGTGGCGCAAGGACCCCGACGTGCCGCTGGTGGTGTCGGAGGTCAACTTCACCAGAGATGCGGGGAACAGGCCCAAGGGCATCATCGCGAACCCCAACTGCACCACCATGGCCGCGATGCCGGTACTCAAGCCGTTGCACGACGCGGCCGGGCTCACCCGGCTGATCGTGTCGAGCTACCAGGCGGTGTCGGGTAGTGGACTGGCCGGTGTCGAGGAACTCGCCTCGCAGACCCGGGCCGTCATCGACGGCGCCGAGCAGCTGGTGCACGACGGTTCAGCGCTGGCGTACCCGGCGCCCAACAAGTACGTGGCGCCGATCGCGTTCAATGTCATTCCGCTGGCCGGTGCGCTCGTCGACGACGGCTCGGGTGAGACCGACGAGGATCAGAAGCTGCGCAACGAGAGTCGCAAGATCCTCGGAATCCCGGACCTCGCCGTTTCCGGGACCTGCGTGCGCGTCCCGGTGTTCACCGGCCACTCGCTGTCGATCAATGCCGAGTTCGCTCAACCGTTGTCGGTCGAGAAGGCCACCGAGATCCTGGCCTCCGCGCCCGGTGTGACGCTGGTCGATGTGCCCACACCGCTGGCCGCCGCGGGGGTGGACGACTCCCTCGTCGGCAGGATCCGTCAGGATCACGGTGTGCCCGACGGGCGCGGCCTGGCACTCTTCGTCTCGGGGGACAACCTCCGAAAAGGCGCGGCACTCAACACGATTCAGATCGCCGAGTTGCTGGCCGCAAGTCTCTGA
- the glnT gene encoding type III glutamate--ammonia ligase, with translation MATTQLQDLARDAGTKFILALFVDLRGKPCAKLVPVEAVDLLATEGVGFAGYAVGAMGQEPKDPDLMAIPDPESFTPIPFIKDGLAIVHCDPHVEGKPWPYAPRVILKSLIERCSDAGFEPWVGAEVEYFLLSRNADGSVSVADTADTAAQPCYDARGVTRMYDHLTAVSTAMNQLGWSNYANDHEDGNGQFEQNFKFAEALVTADRVITLRYLLSMIAADRGMIATFMPKPFGDKTGSGLHLHLSLTSGGNPVFPTADDDERGLGLSDTAYGFIGGILDHACALQAVVGPTVNSYKRTGAVSTASGASWAPRLATYGGNDRTHYIRVPDSDRIEMRGGDGSANPYLAIAAALGAGIDGIKRSTDPGAVGQGVSDKTLPPTLLHAVEEFEINPVVTGVLDAVGDGVAAYFATIKREEFFAYHSAVTPWELEHYLTAF, from the coding sequence ATGGCCACCACCCAACTCCAGGACCTCGCCAGGGACGCAGGCACGAAGTTCATCCTCGCGCTGTTCGTCGACCTGCGGGGCAAGCCGTGCGCCAAGCTGGTTCCGGTCGAGGCCGTCGATCTGCTCGCCACCGAGGGCGTCGGCTTCGCCGGCTACGCCGTCGGCGCCATGGGGCAGGAGCCCAAGGATCCCGACCTGATGGCGATCCCCGACCCGGAGTCCTTCACCCCGATCCCGTTCATCAAGGACGGTCTCGCGATCGTGCACTGCGACCCGCACGTGGAAGGCAAACCCTGGCCGTACGCGCCCCGGGTCATCCTCAAGTCCCTCATCGAACGATGTTCCGACGCGGGCTTCGAACCGTGGGTCGGCGCCGAGGTCGAGTATTTCCTGTTGTCCCGCAACGCCGACGGCAGCGTGTCGGTGGCCGACACTGCCGACACCGCGGCCCAGCCCTGCTACGACGCGCGCGGTGTCACCCGGATGTATGACCACCTCACCGCCGTCTCGACGGCCATGAACCAGCTGGGCTGGTCCAATTACGCCAACGACCACGAGGACGGCAACGGGCAGTTCGAACAGAACTTCAAGTTCGCCGAGGCCCTGGTCACCGCCGACCGCGTGATCACGCTGCGCTATCTGCTGTCGATGATCGCCGCCGACCGCGGCATGATCGCCACCTTCATGCCGAAGCCGTTCGGCGACAAGACCGGAAGCGGACTGCACCTGCATCTGTCGCTGACCAGCGGCGGCAATCCGGTGTTCCCGACAGCGGATGACGACGAGCGCGGCCTCGGCCTGTCCGACACCGCGTACGGATTCATAGGCGGGATCCTCGACCATGCCTGCGCGTTGCAGGCGGTGGTCGGCCCGACGGTCAACTCCTACAAGCGAACCGGCGCGGTCTCCACCGCGTCGGGCGCATCGTGGGCACCCCGGCTGGCCACCTACGGAGGCAACGACCGCACGCATTACATCCGCGTGCCCGATTCCGACCGGATCGAGATGCGGGGCGGCGACGGTTCCGCCAACCCGTATCTGGCCATCGCGGCTGCGCTGGGTGCGGGTATCGACGGCATCAAGCGCAGCACCGATCCCGGCGCGGTGGGACAGGGCGTCAGCGACAAGACGCTGCCACCCACACTGCTGCACGCCGTCGAGGAATTCGAGATCAACCCCGTGGTGACCGGCGTCCTCGACGCCGTGGGCGACGGGGTCGCCGCGTACTTCGCGACCATCAAGCGCGAGGAGTTCTTCGCCTACCACAGCGCGGTCACCCCCTGGGAGCTCGAGCACTACCTCACAGCCTTCTGA
- a CDS encoding FMN-binding glutamate synthase family protein: protein MTYTDDDRARLGLRESATFDRATIAAIQRAADTGIYDIRGWGAKRPLPHFDDLLFLGASMSRYPLEGYRERCATDVVLGDRHAKHPLHLDIPVTIAGMSFGALSGPAKEAIGRGASEVGTSTTTGDGGMTPEERGQSKYLVYQYLPSRYGMNPDDLRKADAIEIVLGQGAKPGGGGMLLGQKISERVAGMRTLPEGIDQRSACRHPDWTGPDDLTIKINELREITDWEKPIYVKVGATRTYYDVKLAVHAGADVVVVDGMQGGTAATQDVFIEHVGIPTLAAIPQAVQALTELGVHRKVQLIVSGGIRNGADVAKALALGADAVAIGTAALIALGDNHPRYAAEYEKLGSAAGFYDDYQDGKDPAGISTQDPELAARFDPIAGGHRLANYLRVLTMEAQTIARACGKSHVCHLEPDDLVAVSIEAAAMARIPLAGTDWIPGRGGTW from the coding sequence ATGACCTACACCGACGACGACCGCGCGCGGCTCGGCCTGCGTGAGTCGGCGACCTTCGACCGGGCCACCATCGCCGCGATCCAGCGAGCGGCCGACACCGGCATCTATGACATCCGCGGGTGGGGCGCCAAGCGCCCGCTGCCCCACTTCGACGATCTGCTGTTCCTCGGCGCATCGATGTCGCGGTACCCGCTGGAGGGCTATCGCGAGCGCTGCGCCACGGACGTCGTGCTCGGCGATCGGCACGCCAAACACCCTCTGCACCTGGATATCCCGGTCACGATCGCCGGGATGAGCTTCGGTGCGCTGTCCGGGCCTGCGAAGGAGGCGATCGGTCGCGGTGCCAGCGAGGTCGGCACCTCCACGACCACCGGCGACGGCGGGATGACGCCGGAAGAGCGCGGACAGAGCAAGTACCTGGTCTATCAGTACCTGCCGTCGCGGTACGGCATGAACCCCGACGACCTGCGCAAGGCCGATGCCATCGAGATCGTGCTCGGTCAGGGCGCAAAGCCAGGCGGCGGCGGAATGCTGTTGGGACAGAAGATCTCCGAACGCGTGGCCGGTATGCGCACGCTGCCTGAAGGCATCGACCAGCGCTCGGCCTGCCGGCACCCGGACTGGACCGGCCCCGACGATCTCACCATCAAGATCAACGAGTTGCGGGAGATCACCGACTGGGAGAAGCCGATCTATGTCAAGGTCGGCGCCACCCGCACCTACTACGACGTGAAGCTCGCGGTGCACGCCGGCGCGGACGTCGTGGTCGTCGACGGCATGCAGGGCGGCACCGCCGCCACCCAGGACGTCTTCATCGAGCACGTCGGAATACCGACGCTCGCGGCGATCCCGCAGGCGGTGCAGGCGCTCACCGAGCTGGGCGTGCACCGGAAGGTTCAGCTGATCGTCTCCGGCGGTATCCGCAACGGCGCCGATGTGGCCAAGGCACTGGCGCTCGGGGCCGACGCCGTCGCGATCGGAACCGCCGCGCTCATCGCCCTCGGCGACAACCACCCCCGCTACGCCGCGGAGTACGAGAAGCTGGGCAGTGCAGCAGGTTTCTACGACGACTACCAGGACGGCAAGGACCCGGCGGGCATCAGCACGCAGGATCCCGAACTCGCTGCCCGCTTCGACCCGATCGCAGGCGGACACCGGCTGGCGAACTACCTGCGGGTACTGACGATGGAGGCGCAGACGATCGCGCGCGCCTGCGGGAAGTCCCACGTCTGCCATCTCGAACCCGACGACCTCGTGGCGGTCAGCATCGAGGCGGCCGCGATGGCGCGCATCCCGCTGGCCGGTACCGACTGGATTCCCGGCCGGGGTGGCACCTGGTGA
- a CDS encoding GltB/FmdC/FwdC-like GXGXG domain-containing protein: MEPVISPTRYDLATTPLREVNTALHAPDLTGEFVIEHPAGAHNVAVGLNAPVTVTVEGHVGYYAAGMNQQADVIINGNAGTGVAENMMSGSVWVKGDASQSAGATAHGGLLVVEGNAAARCGISMKGVDIVVGGHVGHMSAFMAQAGRLVIRGDAGEALGDSIYEARIYVRGDVASLGADCIAKPMRDEHHLELEKLLKTAGFEGDDTSAYTRYGSARSLYHFHVDNASSY, from the coding sequence ATGGAGCCGGTGATCAGCCCGACTCGTTACGACCTGGCCACGACCCCGCTGCGTGAGGTCAACACCGCGCTGCACGCGCCGGATCTGACCGGAGAGTTCGTCATCGAGCATCCCGCGGGTGCCCACAATGTCGCGGTCGGCCTCAACGCACCGGTCACGGTGACCGTCGAGGGCCACGTCGGCTATTACGCCGCCGGGATGAACCAGCAGGCCGACGTGATCATCAACGGCAATGCCGGAACCGGTGTCGCCGAGAACATGATGAGCGGCTCGGTGTGGGTCAAGGGCGACGCGTCGCAGTCGGCCGGTGCCACGGCACACGGCGGCCTGTTGGTCGTCGAGGGCAACGCCGCGGCGCGGTGCGGCATCTCGATGAAGGGGGTGGACATCGTCGTCGGCGGCCATGTCGGGCACATGAGCGCGTTCATGGCCCAGGCCGGGCGGCTGGTCATCCGCGGCGACGCGGGCGAAGCCCTGGGCGACTCCATCTACGAGGCGCGCATCTACGTGCGCGGCGACGTCGCATCGCTGGGCGCGGACTGCATCGCGAAACCGATGCGCGACGAGCACCACCTGGAGCTCGAAAAGCTCCTGAAAACAGCCGGATTCGAAGGTGACGACACGAGCGCGTACACCCGGTACGGGTCAGCGCGTTCGCTGTACCACTTCCACGTCGACAATGCGAGCAGCTACTGA